The Castanea sativa cultivar Marrone di Chiusa Pesio chromosome 4, ASM4071231v1 sequence GGTGCCAAGGTTTGGCAAAGGGCTAGCCACAATTGGTGGAATCAAGATtgagtttgtttcttgaaaAACGATTTTTGTGTTGTtctgcttctttctttctttgttttttgcttattttatcGAGCAATAGGGCATAACAGCTTTCTGTTTTGcactttaccaaaaaaatataaataataataataattaataccTTTTTGTTTTGCACTTTGTAtattttactactttttttaatgtataaaatttaGAGTCCCGCTGGTCAtgtaatgaagaagaaaatcacACTTTCCTCAAATAGTTGCAAAGGGCTTTTTTGTGGTTATAAAACAATAGACAGGGAGAGGTGAAATTAATCAATAGTGTGTGAGAGAGGCAAAAAAATAAACGGTAAAAgtgaaatagtaaaaaattgagggttaaaaaaaaaatttatttaaaggtTGAAATTAAAAGTGACTTTTGCAACTTTTAATCACAATTATTGATATCCTATCCGAATCTCAATTTGGATAACGTGTGCAATGAAAAACTATTtcactttgatttttttaccaaaaatgcAAGGGAGAAATTATGGGAGGTTAACCTACGGTACCTACCAGTCTACCACCAATGTGCACCTACACCAACAATCATAAAGTGAAAAGATAGagcaagataaagataaattttatatttgggtACACCTAGCTGtagtagtatatatattttttctttcttatatataacaataatatataACCCGTTTACTAAaggataaaattaaaatataaattcttaagttttctatatattttaagtttttaatcaaatttatcAGTATGACTTAGAGAGGGCAGTAGTTGCTTAGACTTATCCTCAACAAATACCTCAAAAGCCATAGCTAGGGCTTGCTAATGGGCAATGGCTCAACCTGGCAAACAAGTCAgtttgattgggtttgggtttgaccTGACCAAGTTTGGATTAGAAATAGGTCACATAAATGGTTGCAAAAACAATGATTCTTAATTACCCAGTCTTTTGAGGGCCAAGTCAACCTAATATCACCCATATATTTTTcacataccaaaaaaaatatttaaaaaaataaacaagaaactTGATAatatactttcttttttccttcctttcaatacaaataatataaaaggataaataaacaacaaaattcgaaataaaagtaaagtagtACATAAATCTTAAGTTTACATAGTTCAAAATTCACTAAATTGAAAGCTTCAAGCTTCGACTCGTAAGGAAATAATTTATGAGTGTCagtaaggaaaagaaaaagaaaataaaggaaataaagaacAGAAAAAGAAGTGAAAACCAAGTCTTGGTGGCGGGCTTGCTTTGTTATGGAAGGAGGATATTGGATAAGTTCTCAGACAATCAAATTTCTGCGACGATGACTGAGAGTGATGGATTTCAGTGGGTACTATCCGGCTTTTATAGATGGACAGAGACACAAGATCGATATAAATCCTGGGCTCTTCTCTCTCATATTTGCTCTCTTATTAATGGTGCTTGGATGTGTATTGGTGATTTTAACGAGATGTTAAGCTCATCGGAAAAACTCAGTTGTAGACCAGCCCTACCACGACAACTAGATGCATTCCTTGCAGCTTTGGAACATTGTAGTCTGGTGGATTTAGGCTTCATTGGCTATCCGTTCACTTGGAACAATAGACGACCAGGGCTGCCAACACCAAGGAACGGTTAGACAGAGTGGTTACGTACCAAGTGTGGCGGTCTAAATTTCCTAGAACTACGGAAACCCATATTGTCTCTCATACTTCAAATCATCTCTCTCTGATTCTCCAGAACCAGGTACCTCCAAAACATAGCCATAAGGGAAAACGTGGTTTTAAGTTTGAAGAAGCTTGGTTGCTTTGGGCTGATTGTGAAAAGGTGATTCAGGAAGCTTGGGCTAATAGTGTAAGGTGTAATTCGGCCTTAGAAACAGTTAGTAAGAAGATTAGTGGTTGTGCTTCGAAGTTGCTAGTGTGGGGTGCTTTAAAAACACATCCAGGTactgaagaaataaaaaacttgcAGAAAAGGATTGAGGTTCTGAACCTGGCTCCACCAACACAACAAAATAGGAGTGATTTTCTTTAGGCTAGTAAGGAGTTGGATGATTGGCTCAGAAAACAGGAAATTTATTGGGCCTAAAGATCAAGGGTAAATTAGATCAAGCATGgtgataaaaattcaaaattctttcACTTGAAGGCATCCCAACGTAGGCAAAAAAACTTTATCCCAGGAATCATGGACCCACAGGGTTGTTGGGTAGAGGATATGGAAGATGTGGTAGGTGTGGCAGTACAGTACTTTAACAATATATTCTCCTCAGGCTAGTGTACAAGAATTGAGGAATACCTTGAAGCAGTATCACAAAAGGTGATGCTTGATATGCAACAAAATCTAACCAATGAGTTCAATGCGGAAGAAATAAAGGCAGCTTTATTCCAAATGGGACCCACAAGGTGCCTGCACCAGATGGTATGAatgtctttttttattagaaattttgGCATATTGTTGGTGATAATGTTGTGTCTGCTGTTCTTGAGTTACTTAATAATGGTCATATGTTGTTTGCATTAAATCATACTCATATTGTATtcatctcaaaaataaaaaaccttgtGAAGATGTCTGATTATAGACCTATTAGCCTCTGTAATGTAATCTACAAAATTATTGCAAAGGTTTTGGCAAACAGGTTGAAACAGATTTTACCTCATATTATTGCCCCAACACAGAGTGCCTTTGTTCTAGGGAGATTGATCACGGATAATGTGCTGGTGGCCTATGAAACCTTACATATGATGCATGGTCAGAAAAAAGGTAAAACATGGTCACTAGCTTTGAAGTTGGATGTCAGCAAATCATACCCATATTGTATTcatcccaaaaataaataaataaaaccttgtGAAGATGTCTAATTATAGGCCTATTAGCCTCTGTAATGTAATCTACAAAATTATTGCAAAGGTTTTGGCAAACAGGTTTAAACAGATTTTACCTCATATTATTGCCCCAACACAGAGTGCCTTTGTTCTAGGGAGATTGATCACGGATAATGTGCTGGTGGCCTATGAAGCCTTACATATGATGCATGGTCAGAAAAAAGGTAAAACAGGGTCACTAGCTTTGAAGTTGGATGTCAGCAAAGCCTATGACAAGATGGAATGGAGCTTTTTAAGGCAGATCATGCTTAAGTTGGGTTTCCCAAGAGGTTGGGTTGACAAagtgatgagttgtgtttcctcaactttttttttttctattctgaTTAATGGCAAACCATATGGTATGATTACTCCTACTAGATGACTCCGGCAGGGAGATCCTTTGTCACTTTACCTATTTCTTTTATGTTCAGAAGGTTTCACATCTCTTTTGTAGAAAGCAAAACTGGAGGGACATATCCATGGTGTCTTTATTTGTAGGAGAGCTCCGAAAATTTCACACCTCTTGTTTGCAGATGACTCACTATTATTCTGCCAAGCATCTGAAAAGGAAACACAAGAAGCCTTGGAGATTTTGAAACTATATGCGAAAGCCTCAGGCCAATGCATAAATATAGAGAAATTTTCAGTCTAATTCAGTAGCAATACGTTGCCCCGAAAAAGGGAGTTGATCAAAGCAATGCTTGGAGTAAGTGAGGTAGAGAGGTTTGAATCCTATTTGGGGTTACCAACTTTGGTGGGGCGGAGTAAATACCATACCTTTTCTTTCCTCAAAGACAAAGTGTGGAAAAAGTTACAAGGGTGGAAAGGGAAAATTCTATCACGAGCAGGAAAGGAGATTCTAATCAAAGCAGTGGCACAATTGATCCCAACGTACACAATGAGTGTCTTTTAGTTGCCTGTGAAGTTATATGAGGAACTTCAGTCCATGTGTGCATGGTTTTGGTGGGGGCAGGTAGGAAATGAGAGGAAGATCCATTGGCTTAGTTGGGACAAACTCTCTAGACCAAAACCTGAAGGAGGGATGGGATTTAAGGACTTACATCAGTTTAATTTAGCAATGCTTGCATAGCAAGGCTAGAGGTTGATGCAAGACCAGGAGTCACTACTTTTCCAATGCTTGAAAGTTTGGTATTTTCTAAGTTGCCATTTTTTGGAGGCCACTAATTCACCTAATAGCTCCTACACGTGGAAAAGCATCATGGCAGCCAAACCTATTCTGCAAAGTGGATTATGCTGGAAGGTAGGTATTGGAGGTCACATACGGGTCCTTAAGGATGCTTGGATCCCCAACCATCCTACAAATAGAGTACTCCATCCGACACCAaacattgaagaagagatgatGGTTTCTGAGCTGATAGACCAAGAGTCAAGGGGGTGGGATCGAGATTTTATTTGGTAGAATTTTCATCGTGACGATGCCAAAGCCATATTGCGTGTACCGTTGAGTTACAGGTTTATTTCTGATATAGTGGTTTGGCTTGGTGAAAAATCAGGTGAGTACTCTATGAGGTCGGGGTATCGTGAGGCGCGAAAGGTATGCAAGGGGTTGGATTGGACCGAAAGCTCTAAGGTTGTTGTGGGAGGAGGGGTATGGAAGACTCTATGGAAACTAAAGGTGCCAAACAAGATTAAAGTTTTTGGTTGGCGAGCTTGTCGGAATATTCTGCCAACATGGGTAAATCTATCAAAGAAGCGGATTATCGAAGACAACTGATGTGAAGTCTGCAAGACAGAACCAGAAACCGAAATCCATGCACTATGGAATTGTGTAGTGGCGCAGGATGTTTGGGTTGGTTGCTCGGCCAAATTGCAAAAGTGCCACGTGGGTCAGGATGACATGATACAATTATGGGATGAGCTGACTGCTAAACTCACCTCTAATGAGTTAGAATTGTTTCTAGTGCAGGCTTGGTTAATATGGAACTAAAGAAATGCAATGATCCATGGAAAGCAACTGCAGGCACCTGGTGTTCTGAACAGAAGGGCGGAAGATTATATGGAGGAATTTAGGAGCACCCAATCCTGTCTAGCCACAAGTTCCTTAAGCTTGAATCAGATCAGTTGGAGACCACCCCTGACTCGTTTCAAACTTAACTTCTACGCAGTGGTTTTCAAGGATGAAGAAGCCTCTGGGATCGGTGCCATAATACGGAATGACCGTAGAGAAGTTATGGCTGCATTTTCAGGCAAAGGACCTTCGGTGTCTTGCAGTGAGGAAGCAGAAATTCTCGCATGTCGGCGTGCAGTGGAGTTTGCGCTGGAGTGTGGTTTTATGGAAATGGTTATGGAAGGTGACAACCAGTCGGTCATGTCTGCTTTGGAGCTAAAGAGAAGTTTGACGTCACGAGTAGGCCATATTATTCAAGATGTGCTTTGTCTGTTGCATGGCTTTAGATGGTCACAAGTCCAATTTGCTAAAAGGAGTGCCAATACTGTAGCCCACCTTTTAGCTAGGCATGCCAAAAATTCGATACATGATGTTATCTGGATGGAGAAATCTCATCCACTTGTCATGCAAGCTTTGTATCTTGATGTTATTTCCATTTAATAAGATATGAGGTTGTTTccctcttcaaaaaaaaacctacaatacttttctttttctttattcttataTTCTTCTGCCTACAACCTCTATTCTTCTTGCAAGTATGTATTACATATTTAAACTTTTA is a genomic window containing:
- the LOC142632323 gene encoding uncharacterized protein LOC142632323, whose protein sequence is MIHGKQLQAPGVLNRRAEDYMEEFRSTQSCLATSSLSLNQISWRPPLTRFKLNFYAVVFKDEEASGIGAIIRNDRREVMAAFSGKGPSVSCSEEAEILACRRAVEFALECGFMEMVMEGDNQSVMSALELKRSLTSRVGHIIQDVLCLLHGFRWSQVQFAKRSANTVAHLLARHAKNSIHDVIWMEKSHPLVMQALYLDVISI